A genomic window from Pyxidicoccus trucidator includes:
- the zwf gene encoding glucose-6-phosphate dehydrogenase, which translates to MDAQGLHIETHPREGDPVLRAGRPDPCTVVIFGATGDLAERKLFPALFELARANLLPEHFAVVAYSRSKLEGDAFREHVKEGLQKFARTQPLDEATWKKFAPRLEVVSGAYDDPASFARLKEKLDQVSQRHGTEGNQLYYLATPASTFPQILHGLASTGLLTREEHPHQKPWQRLVIEKPFGHDLESARELNRELSAVLDERQVFRIDHYLGKETVQNILVFRFANAIFEPLWNRNHIDHVEITAAEKIGVEGRGGFYDETGVIRDMVQNHLLQVLALCAMEPPVSFGAEDIRDEKNKVFRALRPLEGRDVSHAVVAGQYHGYREEKGVKPDSRTPTYVAMKMNVDSWRWQGVPFYLRAGKNLKARLTEVSIHFKSVPVGLFAGEGATCQRLQPNVLTLRIQPKEGIALSFESKVPGEDVSIAGVTMDFNYAESFDKPVPEAYERLLLDCMRGNATLFARQDSVEQAWGYVTPILQALESGVGGEVHPYAPGTSGPDAAAALLARDGRRWTRL; encoded by the coding sequence ATGGACGCGCAGGGCCTGCACATCGAGACCCACCCCCGTGAAGGAGACCCGGTGCTGCGCGCCGGGCGTCCGGACCCGTGCACCGTGGTCATCTTCGGCGCCACGGGAGACCTGGCCGAGCGCAAGTTGTTCCCCGCGCTGTTCGAGCTGGCCCGCGCCAACCTCCTCCCCGAGCACTTCGCCGTCGTCGCCTACAGCCGCTCCAAGCTGGAGGGGGACGCCTTCCGCGAGCACGTCAAGGAGGGCCTCCAGAAGTTCGCCCGCACGCAGCCGCTGGACGAGGCCACCTGGAAGAAGTTCGCCCCGCGCCTGGAGGTCGTCTCCGGCGCCTACGACGACCCGGCCTCCTTCGCCCGGCTGAAGGAGAAGCTGGACCAGGTCTCCCAGCGCCACGGCACCGAGGGCAACCAGCTCTATTACCTGGCCACGCCGGCCTCCACCTTCCCGCAAATCCTCCACGGCCTCGCGAGCACCGGCCTGCTGACGCGCGAGGAGCACCCCCACCAGAAGCCCTGGCAGCGGCTGGTCATCGAGAAGCCCTTTGGCCACGACCTGGAGAGCGCGCGCGAGCTGAACCGCGAGCTGTCGGCGGTGCTGGACGAGCGGCAGGTGTTCCGCATCGACCACTACCTGGGCAAGGAGACGGTGCAGAACATCCTCGTCTTCCGCTTCGCCAACGCCATCTTCGAGCCGCTGTGGAACCGCAACCACATCGACCACGTGGAAATCACCGCGGCGGAGAAGATTGGCGTCGAGGGCCGCGGCGGCTTCTACGACGAGACGGGCGTCATCCGGGACATGGTGCAGAACCACCTGCTCCAGGTGCTCGCGCTGTGCGCCATGGAGCCGCCGGTGTCCTTCGGCGCGGAGGACATCCGCGACGAGAAGAACAAGGTGTTCCGCGCGCTGCGCCCGCTGGAGGGCCGCGACGTGTCCCACGCGGTGGTGGCGGGCCAGTACCACGGCTACCGCGAGGAGAAGGGCGTGAAGCCCGACTCGCGCACGCCCACGTACGTGGCCATGAAGATGAACGTGGACTCGTGGCGCTGGCAGGGCGTGCCCTTCTACCTGCGCGCGGGGAAGAACCTGAAGGCGCGGCTGACGGAGGTGTCCATCCACTTCAAGTCGGTGCCGGTGGGCCTGTTCGCGGGCGAGGGCGCCACCTGCCAGCGGCTGCAACCCAACGTGCTCACCCTGCGAATCCAACCGAAGGAAGGCATCGCCCTCTCCTTCGAGTCCAAGGTGCCCGGCGAGGACGTCAGCATCGCGGGCGTCACTATGGACTTCAACTACGCGGAGAGCTTCGACAAGCCGGTGCCCGAGGCGTACGAGCGGCTGCTGCTGGACTGCATGCGCGGCAACGCCACCCTCTTCGCGCGGCAGGACAGCGTGGAGCAGGCCTGGGGCTACGTGACGCCCATCCTCCAGGCGCTGGAGTCGGGCGTGGGCGGCGAGGTGCACCCCTACGCGCCGGGCACCTCCGGCCCTGACGCCGCCGCCGCGCTGCTGGCCCGCGACGGCCGCAGGTGGACACGGCTATGA
- a CDS encoding acyl-CoA dehydrogenase family protein yields the protein MTTDAGAKLLHAVRELTPKLASRSAEIEKAGQLPPDLVAALKEAGCYRMFVPRSHGGLELDLVTGMEVLAELARADASAGWTMMIASESPQLFALLPREEFDAIYANGPDVTCGGAFNAQGQAVHMDGGYRVTGHWSFASGCRQSDWLFGNCIVLGPDGKPRPGPAEGMPETRAMMLPGREVRIEEHWDVLGLRGTGSHDIVIDAFIPPHRTFDIFAGQPSVPGPGFVMPVLHYALHIGAVAAGIAQGAVDDLLVLARSGKRRLYARTSLVDSPVFRNRLGRAETGARAAHDALRRMGEVFWEACLQSPQAAYAHAAQVSSTLTWVAETSAEVVTACYHAGGGTSVRDSSPLQRRFRDIHTLTQHAAVAEGWFTQEGSALLGFPVLFEA from the coding sequence ATGACCACGGACGCTGGAGCGAAGTTGCTGCACGCGGTACGCGAGTTGACCCCGAAGCTGGCCTCCCGGAGCGCGGAAATAGAGAAGGCGGGGCAGCTCCCTCCGGACCTCGTGGCCGCGCTGAAGGAAGCGGGCTGCTACCGGATGTTCGTGCCACGCAGTCACGGTGGCCTGGAGCTGGACCTGGTGACGGGCATGGAGGTGCTGGCCGAGCTGGCCCGTGCCGATGCCTCCGCCGGCTGGACGATGATGATTGCGTCGGAGAGCCCCCAGCTCTTCGCCCTCCTCCCCCGGGAGGAGTTCGACGCCATCTACGCCAACGGCCCCGATGTCACCTGCGGCGGCGCCTTCAACGCCCAGGGCCAGGCGGTGCACATGGACGGGGGCTACCGCGTCACCGGCCACTGGAGCTTCGCCAGCGGCTGCCGCCAGAGTGACTGGCTGTTCGGCAACTGCATCGTGCTCGGCCCCGACGGCAAGCCCCGCCCCGGCCCCGCCGAGGGCATGCCTGAGACGCGGGCCATGATGCTGCCCGGCCGCGAGGTGCGCATCGAGGAGCACTGGGACGTGCTCGGCCTGCGCGGCACCGGCAGCCACGACATCGTCATCGACGCCTTCATCCCTCCGCATCGCACCTTCGACATCTTCGCCGGCCAACCCTCGGTGCCCGGCCCGGGCTTCGTGATGCCGGTGCTGCACTACGCGCTGCACATCGGCGCGGTGGCGGCCGGCATCGCCCAGGGCGCGGTGGACGACCTGCTCGTCCTCGCGCGCTCCGGCAAGCGGCGGCTGTACGCGCGCACCTCGCTCGTCGACTCGCCCGTGTTCCGCAACCGGCTCGGCCGCGCGGAGACGGGTGCACGCGCCGCGCACGATGCGCTGCGCCGCATGGGCGAGGTGTTCTGGGAGGCCTGCCTCCAGTCTCCCCAGGCGGCCTATGCCCACGCCGCACAGGTGTCCTCCACGCTGACGTGGGTGGCGGAGACGTCCGCGGAGGTGGTGACGGCCTGCTACCACGCCGGCGGCGGCACCTCCGTGCGCGACAGCTCGCCCCTCCAGCGGCGCTTCCGCGACATCCACACCCTCACGCAGCACGCCGCCGTGGCGGAGGGCTGGTTCACCCAGGAGGGCAGCGCCCTGCTGGGCTTCCCCGTCCTCTTCGAGGCGTGA
- a CDS encoding FAD-binding oxidoreductase — MTLDPQRAHAQAGGGLPPGLTPDRVEQLRARLRGGLVRPEDADYEESCRLYNAMIHKRPALIARCADVADVLAAVGFAHEQKLTLAIRGGGHNGGGLGLCDQGLVVDLSRMRGVRVDPNARTVRVSGGSVWGDVDHATNAFGLAVPSGIISTTGVGGLTLGGGLGHLTRRYGLTIDSLLAVDLVLADGRFVTASADQHPDLFWAVRGGGGNFGVVTSFLFRAHPVGTIIGGPTLWPLERATEVMQWYREFIASAPEELNGFFAFMTVPPAPPFPEHLHLKKMCAVVWCYTGDPAHADELFAPVRALAPALHGVHDMPFPMLQSAFDGLYPPGLQWYWRADFVKELPDAAIARHVEFAERLPTMHSTMHLYPINGAAHRVGPGETAFSFRDAQWAEVIVGVDPSPGRAQDISTWTKDYWDALHPYSAGGAYVNFMMDEGQERVQATYRDNYARLVEVKNRYDPDNLFHVNQNIIPTAGGAVLPH; from the coding sequence ATGACCCTGGACCCCCAGCGTGCGCACGCCCAGGCCGGCGGAGGCCTTCCGCCCGGGCTGACGCCCGACCGAGTGGAGCAGCTACGGGCCCGCCTGCGTGGCGGACTCGTCCGGCCCGAGGACGCCGACTACGAGGAGAGCTGCCGCCTCTACAACGCCATGATTCACAAGCGCCCGGCGCTCATCGCCCGGTGCGCCGACGTGGCGGATGTCCTCGCCGCGGTCGGCTTTGCCCACGAGCAGAAGCTCACCCTGGCCATCCGTGGCGGCGGGCACAACGGCGGCGGGCTCGGCCTCTGCGACCAGGGCCTCGTCGTCGACCTGTCGCGCATGCGAGGCGTCCGGGTGGACCCCAACGCGCGCACGGTGCGCGTCTCCGGAGGCAGCGTCTGGGGAGACGTGGACCACGCCACCAACGCCTTCGGCCTCGCCGTCCCCTCGGGCATCATCTCCACCACGGGCGTGGGCGGGCTCACCCTCGGTGGCGGCCTGGGCCACCTCACGCGCCGCTACGGCCTCACCATCGACAGCCTGCTCGCCGTGGACCTGGTGCTCGCGGATGGGCGCTTCGTCACCGCGAGCGCCGACCAGCACCCGGACCTGTTCTGGGCGGTGCGCGGCGGCGGCGGCAACTTCGGCGTCGTCACCTCCTTCCTCTTCCGGGCCCACCCGGTGGGCACCATCATCGGCGGCCCCACCCTCTGGCCCCTGGAGCGCGCCACCGAGGTGATGCAGTGGTACCGCGAGTTCATCGCCTCCGCGCCGGAGGAGCTCAACGGCTTCTTCGCCTTCATGACGGTGCCACCCGCGCCGCCCTTCCCCGAGCACCTGCACCTGAAGAAGATGTGCGCGGTGGTGTGGTGCTACACCGGGGACCCGGCGCACGCGGACGAGCTGTTCGCGCCGGTGCGGGCGCTCGCCCCGGCACTGCACGGCGTGCACGACATGCCCTTCCCCATGCTGCAGAGCGCCTTCGATGGGCTCTACCCGCCGGGCCTTCAGTGGTACTGGCGCGCGGACTTCGTGAAGGAGCTGCCAGACGCGGCCATCGCCCGGCACGTGGAGTTCGCCGAGCGGCTGCCGACGATGCACTCCACCATGCACCTCTACCCCATCAATGGGGCGGCGCACCGGGTGGGCCCCGGTGAAACCGCCTTCAGCTTCCGGGATGCACAATGGGCCGAGGTCATCGTCGGCGTGGACCCTTCGCCGGGCAGGGCGCAGGACATCTCCACCTGGACGAAGGACTACTGGGACGCGCTGCATCCCTACTCCGCGGGCGGCGCCTACGTGAACTTCATGATGGACGAGGGCCAGGAGCGGGTGCAGGCAACCTACCGGGACAACTACGCCCGGCTGGTGGAGGTGAAGAACCGCTATGACCCGGACAACCTCTTCCATGTGAATCAGAACATCATCCCCACGGCCGGGGGCGCGGTGCTGCCGCACTGA
- the gndA gene encoding NADP-dependent phosphogluconate dehydrogenase produces MSDAAGAQFGVAGMGVMGAALALNIADHGFRVTAWDRHVERIDEMHKKHGHPEVKGTASLEEFVQRLERPRRVLLMVTAGAAVDQMMERLFPLLSPGDVIMDAGNSWFLDTRRREELCKTKGLHFLGVGVSGGEEGARHGPSIMPGGPPEAYALVRPVLEAIAARAESGLCVTHVGPDGAGHFVKMVHNGIEYADMQLLAETYDVLRRGLGLGADALADLFSKWNEGIAESFLLETTIQVLRKKDAETGKPLVDLVLDKAGQKGTGKWTVQVALDLGVPVPSIASALDARTLSSMKDERVAASRKLKGPSEALTAEEKAQLAAWAHDALYAARVVTYAQGMRLIQAASNEYKWNISLAEMARIWRGGCIIRAKLLTPLRESFEHQPDLPNLVVSDAFAPVLEKLAPAWRKLVGVATKEGIPVPVFSASLAYLDSYRSPELPQNLTQAQRDAFGAHTYQRRDRPDAGFVHTEWNK; encoded by the coding sequence ATGAGTGACGCAGCGGGCGCGCAGTTCGGCGTGGCGGGCATGGGAGTCATGGGGGCGGCTCTCGCCCTCAACATCGCGGACCACGGCTTCCGGGTGACGGCGTGGGACCGGCACGTGGAGCGCATCGACGAGATGCACAAGAAGCACGGGCACCCCGAGGTGAAGGGCACCGCGTCGCTGGAGGAGTTCGTCCAGCGGCTGGAGCGCCCCCGCCGGGTGCTGCTGATGGTGACGGCGGGCGCGGCGGTGGACCAGATGATGGAGCGGCTCTTCCCGCTGCTGTCGCCGGGCGACGTCATCATGGACGCGGGCAACTCCTGGTTCCTCGACACGCGCCGCCGCGAGGAGCTGTGCAAGACGAAGGGCCTGCACTTCCTGGGCGTGGGCGTGTCGGGCGGTGAGGAGGGCGCGCGCCACGGCCCGTCCATCATGCCGGGCGGCCCGCCGGAGGCGTACGCGCTGGTGCGCCCCGTGCTGGAGGCCATCGCCGCGCGCGCGGAGTCGGGCCTGTGCGTCACCCACGTGGGGCCGGATGGCGCCGGCCACTTCGTGAAGATGGTGCACAACGGCATCGAGTACGCGGACATGCAGCTGCTGGCGGAGACGTATGACGTGCTGCGCCGGGGCCTGGGGCTGGGCGCGGACGCGCTGGCGGACCTGTTCTCCAAGTGGAACGAGGGCATCGCCGAGTCCTTCCTGCTGGAGACCACCATCCAGGTGCTGCGCAAGAAGGACGCGGAGACGGGCAAGCCGCTCGTCGACCTGGTGCTGGACAAGGCCGGCCAGAAGGGCACGGGCAAGTGGACGGTGCAGGTGGCGCTGGATTTGGGCGTCCCGGTGCCCTCCATCGCCTCGGCGCTGGACGCGCGCACCCTGTCCTCCATGAAGGACGAGCGGGTGGCGGCGAGCAGGAAGCTCAAGGGCCCGTCCGAGGCGCTCACCGCGGAGGAGAAGGCGCAGCTCGCGGCGTGGGCGCATGACGCGCTCTACGCGGCGCGGGTGGTGACGTACGCGCAGGGCATGCGGCTCATCCAGGCGGCGTCCAACGAGTACAAGTGGAACATCTCCCTGGCGGAGATGGCGCGCATCTGGCGGGGCGGCTGCATCATCCGCGCGAAGCTGCTGACGCCGCTGCGCGAGTCCTTCGAGCACCAGCCGGACCTGCCGAACCTGGTGGTGTCGGACGCCTTCGCGCCGGTGCTGGAGAAGCTGGCGCCCGCGTGGCGCAAGCTGGTGGGCGTGGCCACGAAGGAGGGCATCCCCGTACCGGTGTTCAGCGCCTCGCTGGCGTACCTGGACAGCTACCGCAGCCCGGAGCTGCCGCAGAACCTCACCCAGGCCCAGCGCGACGCCTTCGGCGCCCACACGTACCAGCGCCGCGACAGGCCCGACGCCGGCTTCGTCCACACGGAGTGGAACAAGTAG
- a CDS encoding DUF2380 domain-containing protein gives MELGILQLTGPRLQAAMFGTMLLAAWLDFLNLSDVVLRQCPFYSVERLFMDMHRVQRRMEPALAALASQAPGPVEATASAMPEQMEQLTREFHSIREGARVATERGGQLVAAAQFIEMLTLVSTLKLSLPRLPPAAPATVGMGLVMGSGGIMTGSRIVVSAEWVEMIRRLVKAGVISVPVASAAVRIHAGQVMMAQSNGDLPRGVRDALGDGPEVRGMHETGRAGAGMSEAPKHHVLPQEHRAWFEKRGFTGAMDIDQFCVKLETAKHQAIHGGGNWRLGRTWPGEWSQLIMQALREAETDAGRMLTRGEILKLVGKRMKDYHLPMSFTPWRGK, from the coding sequence ATGGAGCTGGGCATTCTCCAGCTGACGGGGCCCCGCCTCCAGGCGGCCATGTTCGGCACCATGCTGCTCGCTGCCTGGCTCGACTTCCTCAACCTCTCTGACGTCGTGCTCCGGCAGTGCCCTTTCTACAGCGTGGAGCGGCTGTTCATGGACATGCACCGCGTGCAGCGGCGGATGGAGCCCGCCCTGGCCGCGCTCGCGTCACAGGCCCCCGGGCCGGTCGAAGCAACGGCGAGCGCGATGCCTGAACAGATGGAGCAGCTCACCCGCGAGTTCCACTCCATCCGCGAGGGAGCACGCGTGGCAACGGAGCGCGGAGGGCAGCTCGTGGCGGCGGCGCAGTTCATCGAGATGCTAACCCTGGTCTCGACGCTGAAGCTGTCGTTGCCACGGCTGCCGCCTGCCGCTCCCGCCACGGTCGGCATGGGCCTTGTGATGGGCTCGGGTGGCATCATGACGGGCTCGCGGATTGTCGTCTCCGCCGAGTGGGTGGAGATGATTCGCCGACTCGTGAAGGCAGGTGTCATCTCCGTCCCGGTCGCCAGCGCCGCCGTCCGTATCCACGCGGGCCAGGTGATGATGGCGCAGTCGAACGGGGACCTGCCCCGGGGCGTGCGTGACGCGCTGGGCGACGGTCCAGAGGTTCGCGGCATGCACGAGACCGGCAGGGCAGGTGCCGGCATGTCCGAGGCACCGAAACACCACGTCCTCCCGCAAGAGCACCGTGCGTGGTTCGAAAAGCGCGGCTTCACGGGCGCCATGGACATCGACCAGTTCTGCGTCAAGCTGGAGACGGCGAAGCATCAGGCGATTCACGGCGGTGGCAACTGGCGCCTGGGACGCACCTGGCCCGGCGAATGGAGTCAGTTGATCATGCAGGCGCTGCGCGAGGCCGAGACTGACGCGGGCCGGATGTTGACGCGGGGCGAGATCCTGAAGCTCGTCGGGAAGCGGATGAAGGACTACCATCTTCCAATGAGCTTCACCCCATGGAGGGGGAAATGA
- a CDS encoding NUDIX hydrolase: protein MSEGRSWEGHWRVRIYERVRERGFTSLTAFAEARPAVPLHLLAEELGKDDVAGVQVLGGLHAEAEQRKQVTRFVRDVLVRLLSESLPDGWPAVLDDENRFSVAEAFGSWFAYTPDTHKERVRQAKAALRAAPPPAGWRPLGPDDELLRTFLPDEEA from the coding sequence ATGAGCGAGGGCCGTTCCTGGGAGGGGCACTGGAGGGTCCGCATCTATGAGCGGGTCCGTGAGCGAGGTTTCACTTCGCTCACCGCTTTCGCCGAGGCACGACCAGCCGTCCCGCTGCATTTGCTGGCCGAGGAGCTTGGCAAGGACGACGTCGCAGGCGTGCAGGTGTTGGGCGGGTTGCACGCCGAGGCTGAGCAGCGCAAGCAGGTCACCCGCTTCGTACGCGATGTGCTGGTACGGCTGCTGTCCGAGAGTCTCCCTGACGGTTGGCCGGCCGTCCTGGACGACGAAAACCGCTTCAGTGTTGCCGAAGCGTTCGGCTCGTGGTTCGCCTACACCCCTGATACCCACAAGGAACGCGTCCGACAGGCCAAGGCAGCACTCCGTGCCGCGCCACCTCCGGCGGGCTGGCGACCGCTCGGCCCTGACGACGAATTGCTCCGCACGTTCCTGCCCGACGAGGAAGCCTGA
- the pgl gene encoding 6-phosphogluconolactonase, with product MSFAPPRIVPSESLAQEAAAWMARSLQDALASRPRASLALSGGGTPVPAYRALAELKLPWERVDIFFVDERFVPPDHADSNYRLVEDSLLRPLRLPSSQVFRMQGEREDRDAAAREYEATLPPVLDVVLLGMGPDGHTASLFPGHPALEERERRVLAVVGPKPPPWRMTLTLPVLLSARAVLNLVAGEAKRDAVRRALAGDVSLPAARVTNTQWMLDPTAAGR from the coding sequence ATGAGCTTCGCACCTCCACGAATCGTCCCCTCGGAGTCCCTCGCCCAGGAGGCCGCCGCCTGGATGGCGCGCTCGCTCCAGGACGCGCTCGCCTCGCGGCCCCGCGCCAGCCTCGCGCTGTCGGGGGGCGGCACGCCGGTCCCCGCGTACCGGGCACTCGCGGAGCTGAAGCTCCCGTGGGAGCGCGTGGACATCTTCTTCGTGGACGAGCGCTTCGTGCCGCCGGACCACGCGGACAGCAACTACCGGCTGGTGGAGGACTCGCTCCTGCGGCCGCTGCGGCTGCCCTCCTCGCAGGTGTTTCGCATGCAGGGCGAGCGCGAGGACCGCGACGCCGCCGCGCGCGAGTACGAGGCGACGCTGCCGCCGGTGCTGGACGTGGTGCTGCTGGGCATGGGCCCGGACGGGCACACCGCGAGCCTCTTCCCTGGCCACCCGGCCCTGGAGGAGCGCGAGCGGCGGGTGCTGGCGGTGGTGGGCCCCAAGCCGCCGCCGTGGCGGATGACGCTGACGCTGCCGGTGCTGCTGTCGGCGCGCGCGGTGCTGAACCTGGTGGCGGGCGAGGCCAAGCGGGACGCGGTGCGCCGCGCGCTGGCGGGGGACGTGTCCCTGCCGGCGGCGCGGGTGACGAACACACAGTGGATGCTGGACCCCACCGCCGCCGGGCGGTGA
- a CDS encoding FkbM family methyltransferase: MLPLKPALQAARVAHSLFPFSQLRTARLLLGLNGQQPLEVERRMFGYELGLKAHRSTTHMLLYLQGEKFLSDLTLIAPHVRPGMVAFDVGANIGYLSLYLRSRIGPDGQLHSFEPEPENFAELDANLRRNNLDNCHAVQAAVGSQEGTLTFATGLNGYVPEDGAPGISVPVVTLDGFIAKHGVPRVDFVKIDVEGFELDVLTGMKAVLSRRDKPILYVEVHGRGEYPRGDPRRVCELLEEHYRNIRAYVSPDDFKARQGHVRRMLGRLSPFDSIERQCRVDLSEVKQHDTLRYQLLCLP; the protein is encoded by the coding sequence ATGCTCCCGCTCAAGCCCGCGCTCCAGGCCGCCCGTGTCGCCCACAGCCTCTTCCCGTTCAGCCAGCTGCGGACGGCCCGGCTGCTGCTGGGCCTCAACGGACAGCAGCCGCTGGAGGTCGAGCGCCGGATGTTCGGCTACGAGCTGGGGCTGAAGGCCCACCGCAGCACCACGCACATGCTGTTGTACCTGCAGGGCGAGAAGTTCCTGTCGGACCTGACGCTCATCGCCCCGCATGTGCGGCCGGGCATGGTGGCCTTCGACGTGGGCGCCAACATCGGCTACCTGTCGCTGTACCTGCGCAGCCGCATCGGCCCGGACGGCCAGCTCCACAGCTTCGAGCCCGAGCCGGAGAACTTCGCGGAGCTGGACGCCAACCTGCGCCGCAACAACCTGGACAACTGCCACGCCGTGCAGGCCGCGGTGGGCTCGCAGGAGGGCACGCTGACGTTCGCCACGGGCCTCAACGGCTACGTTCCCGAGGACGGCGCGCCCGGCATCTCCGTCCCCGTCGTCACGCTGGACGGCTTCATCGCGAAGCACGGCGTGCCGCGCGTGGACTTCGTGAAGATTGACGTCGAGGGCTTCGAGCTGGACGTCCTCACGGGGATGAAGGCCGTGCTGTCCCGGCGCGACAAGCCCATCCTCTACGTCGAGGTGCACGGCCGCGGGGAGTACCCCCGGGGCGACCCGCGCCGCGTCTGCGAGCTGCTGGAGGAGCACTACCGGAACATCCGCGCCTACGTGTCGCCGGACGACTTCAAGGCACGCCAGGGCCACGTGCGCCGCATGCTCGGCCGCCTCTCTCCCTTCGACAGCATCGAGCGCCAGTGCCGCGTGGACCTGTCCGAGGTGAAGCAGCACGACACCCTGCGCTACCAGCTCCTCTGCCTGCCCTGA
- a CDS encoding acyl-CoA synthetase yields MPPSAPRNMRDYEATRRDFRWERPEHFNFAADVVDRHARERPDALALLWSDEAGREQRFTWEELRRHSVHAARFLTGLGLHKGDRAFIVMPRVPEWWFLVLGCIRAGIVFMPGTPMLTVKDIRYRLVAADANAVIADVSCLAHFEGLAGTGRVETWVAVGEGAPSPWVRYTPGAAGTGAHDAAFERTRADDPLLIYFTSGTTGMPKMVLHTQASYGLGHEITGRYWLDLTPEDRHLTLSDTGWAKCAWGKLFGPWSQGACNVVYDFRGRFEPAKLLEVLQSQQVTTFCAPPTAWRALVLQDLKGFDLSSLRHTVSAGEPLNPEVIDSWKEATGLHIREGYGQTETVMVVGMFPTVEPRAGSMGKPSPGFTVGVIDDAGREVADGQEGDIAVRVAPERPVGLFQGYLNDDGANAACRRGDWYVTGDRAVRDAEGYFWFVGRADDVIKTSGYRVGPFEVESALLEHAAVAESAVIGVPDDKIGQRIKAYVVLAPGHTASRELAKELQEHVKRTTAPYKYPRDVEFVTELPKTVSGKIRRAELRASPPKPA; encoded by the coding sequence ATGCCCCCTTCCGCACCGCGCAACATGCGTGACTACGAGGCCACCCGGAGGGACTTCCGGTGGGAGCGGCCCGAGCACTTCAACTTCGCGGCGGACGTGGTGGACCGGCACGCGCGCGAGCGGCCGGACGCGCTGGCGCTGCTGTGGTCCGACGAGGCGGGACGGGAGCAGCGCTTCACCTGGGAGGAGCTGCGGCGGCACTCGGTGCACGCGGCGCGCTTCCTCACCGGCCTGGGGCTGCACAAGGGCGACAGGGCCTTCATCGTCATGCCGCGCGTGCCGGAGTGGTGGTTCCTGGTGCTGGGCTGCATCCGCGCCGGCATCGTCTTCATGCCGGGCACGCCGATGCTCACCGTGAAGGACATCCGCTACCGGCTGGTGGCCGCGGACGCCAACGCCGTCATCGCCGACGTGAGCTGCCTGGCGCACTTCGAGGGCCTGGCCGGCACGGGCCGTGTGGAGACCTGGGTGGCGGTGGGGGAGGGCGCCCCTTCGCCGTGGGTGCGCTACACGCCGGGCGCGGCGGGCACGGGGGCGCATGACGCGGCCTTCGAGCGCACGCGCGCGGATGACCCGCTGCTCATCTACTTCACGTCCGGCACCACCGGCATGCCGAAGATGGTGCTGCACACGCAGGCCAGCTACGGGCTGGGGCATGAGATTACGGGGCGGTACTGGCTGGACCTCACGCCCGAGGACAGGCACCTGACGCTGAGCGACACCGGCTGGGCGAAGTGCGCGTGGGGCAAGCTCTTCGGGCCGTGGAGCCAGGGCGCGTGCAACGTCGTCTACGACTTCCGGGGCCGCTTCGAGCCGGCGAAGCTGCTCGAGGTGCTCCAGTCCCAGCAGGTCACCACCTTCTGCGCGCCGCCCACCGCGTGGCGGGCGCTGGTGCTTCAAGACTTGAAGGGCTTCGACTTGTCCTCACTGCGGCACACGGTGAGCGCGGGCGAGCCGCTGAACCCCGAGGTCATCGACTCGTGGAAGGAGGCCACGGGCCTGCACATCCGCGAGGGCTACGGGCAGACGGAGACGGTGATGGTGGTGGGCATGTTCCCCACGGTGGAGCCGCGCGCGGGCTCCATGGGCAAGCCGTCCCCGGGCTTCACGGTGGGGGTCATCGACGACGCGGGCCGGGAGGTGGCGGACGGGCAGGAGGGCGACATCGCCGTGCGCGTGGCGCCGGAGCGGCCGGTGGGCCTGTTCCAGGGCTACCTCAACGACGACGGGGCCAACGCGGCGTGCCGGCGCGGGGACTGGTACGTGACGGGGGACCGCGCGGTGCGGGACGCGGAGGGCTACTTCTGGTTCGTGGGCCGCGCGGACGACGTCATCAAGACGTCCGGCTACCGGGTGGGCCCCTTCGAGGTGGAGTCCGCGCTGCTGGAGCACGCGGCGGTGGCGGAGTCGGCCGTCATCGGCGTGCCGGACGACAAGATTGGCCAGCGCATCAAGGCGTACGTGGTGCTGGCGCCGGGCCACACCGCGTCCCGGGAGCTCGCGAAGGAGCTCCAGGAGCACGTGAAGCGGACGACGGCGCCCTACAAGTACCCGCGCGACGTCGAGTTCGTCACCGAGCTGCCCAAGACGGTGAGCGGCAAGATTCGCCGCGCGGAGCTGCGGGCCTCGCCACCGAAGCCCGCGTGA